GCCCTTGctgccaaagaaaaagcaaaccAATAGGGTGAAAGAGGCATTGAAGTTAagttattatccatccatccattttctataacgcttgtccccacagggatCGCAGGTGTGCTGGAATTTATtgaagtgcccagagaaaacccacgcgggcacaggTAGAACATGTATGTACACATCGCGAGGAGGGTCgggggtggaatcgaaccagcaccctcctaactgtgaagcggacgtgctaaccagtgttccaccgagccgccattattattattattattatcattattattattattattattattattattattattattagtagtagtagtagtagtagtagtagtagtagtagtagtagtagtattaacAATGTCGTTTGTCTTCTCAGCAATTGGATGGAAAACACTCCAGGGTGTGGCCCACCCTGTTGGCCCAAGATAAATGCACTTCATCATAACGATTTAGAATCAAATAATTCATGCCACTGTTAGTTTAATCCCATTTGACTTGGGGTCAAATTGATCATTTATCCATTCATCTTCTAAAAATATTGTCCTCATGAGGGTcaagggtgtgctggagcctttcACGAAGGTCCATGGACGGGTTAGGTGGTGTGCACTCTAAAGCCTAAACTGTCACAGTAACACCTACAAAAAATTAAGGTGGTAAATTGGCCCATCATGCatgattttggaatgtgggaggaaaccggagtatcTAGAGATAACCAAAAGGCAAATATGCAAAATTCACACAAGAAGCTGGagtcaaaatcactctttccaCCTCTGCTCTGTGAGGTAAATGTGCCAGTGCAACAGTGCACCAATCTGCCGCGTACATTATCATTATTACTTGAAGCAAACAAAATTTTAATCAGTCGGCCTAACAAGATTGCAGCTGTGATCAAGTCTGTGTGTTCTTTGCCTTTCGTAACAATATTGATTCGTTTTGATTTTGTCAAATCTGTGCAAATAAAACCCACCTacgttattttattattatgaaaagGTAATGGTATGGTGGGATACAGTTTTTCTTCTTATGAACATTTTGTTTCACTATGCACtatgaaaatgtgatttatgtAAATATGTAACTAGTACTTGTACATTACATGGATTTGCTCATTTGCTCTTTGCTTTAGTTTTGTCTGCAACCACGCAGTGAAAATCGCAAATGGCTTTacagaataaatgaatgaataacttTTGATTGCTTGAATAACTTTTTATTTCACATGATTACGCCTTTGTTTTGCAGAAATCAagggttgtttaatttcacatgaTTACTCCTTTGTTTTGCAGAAATCAAGGGGACATATGAAGCGAACTTTATAATCGGAGCAGCCTCCATCCTTCTGGTCATCATTTTTACAGATGAACCCAGTCTCGGTATCCATTCTGCAGAGATGAAAGAATTTAGTACAACGAAAATCAGCAATAAAAGGAGTCACATCAATCAAACTGTGACAGTGATGACTGTCAATTGGCCTTAAATGTCATTTCAGTTCAGATGTCTTGTATTGTGTAGTAGTTTGTGTATGCAATGTGACAAGAAGATGACACTTACCTACataaatgtatgtatgtgcAGTGGATCTAGTACTTACACGGCAATGGTCTCCCCTGTTGAAGTGTAAGGCTTTCCATCTACAGTTTGGACCTCAATGCCAAGTGGAAGATCGCAAATTTCACCTGGGTTTGCAGCAGAGATCATATCAAGCATCTCATAATCTCCACTCTCACCGGAGTAATCTTGATTATACCAAGGGGTCTTGCACACTGAAATGAATGAGCCCAAAAGAAGGGGATTAATAAAATATGCAATCTATCGCTTTTTAAGAACCAAATTGAGCGTAAACACGCACAGTCTTGTCCAAAAAAGTCTCTTTGCTCTTGcccttatatacatatatatatatatatatatatatatatatatatatatatatatatatatatatatataaagggcGTGGAATTTGATAGTAAATTCATGTTCCGCAAACGTTGTGCCACACAAAtgttataaaaaacaaaaaaaattgaatttttcTCAAACTGCTTCTGGCAGGCTGAAATTAACTGTCATTTACTGGATTACCTTCAGGTTCGCAGAATTCAAGGGGGCACATGAAACGGATTTTGTAATCTGCACAACTGCCATTGTGTGTCTGGTTAGCGTTTTCACAAATAAATCCAGTGTTTGTGTCAGACCTGTTGGGACAACCGGCAGAAATTAGTCACTTTCACTGGAGGGCTATGTGGATGCATTCTCTATCAACAGCGCTAATTCAACTTGTACGTACACTTGAATCACATCGCCTGTTGAATCAACACTGTCTCCAGATGTAGTTGTAACCTCAATTTGGATTGGATGTTCACATATTTTCcctggattttctttttgcagGTCCGAAAGAGTTTCATAGTCTCCAGTACCAGAGGCGTCGTCTCGGTTAAACCATGGAGTCCAGCATTCTGGATCAACGACTTGGATGATCGCACATATTTTTAGGTCAGAGTGATCAGACATCGAAttgtcaaacatttttattGACTTTTCCTCAACTGGAACCAATTAAGATTTTTATGACAAGATTGTATAATAAAAAGAAGCAACTCTACACAGAATACAGATAATTATATAACTTTAAGCAGGTTTAATTTGCACAATGGTTGTTATAACTCAAattggagaaaataaaaagcgTATGCAGGATAAAAGAATTTGAGTCGCTTGCTTACCATCATTGCTGCCATGCACATGAACGCCTAGAAAATAAGTCCAAAAATATGTTCATTTTCTTACATCTATTAAGATGACATGTCACAAAGCAGTATTGTGAAGATCAATGTTGCGTTTCTTAAAAAGATCATACCAGCATGCAGGAGCACAAGTGTCAGTCCCAACTGTGGGAGAACAGGCATTAGACACAGTGGACCAGGTTGAATCTCACACTGTTTCAATGGGAAATTACATAAACTGGAAACAGGAGACGGCTTGCTCCCGTTCAGTGGAGATAGAGGGGCAGATAAAACTCATTGCAAGGAAATCTTTGCTCTCCAGTTGCCGTTTGAATTAAGTATACGTTCATACATTACCCATTTTATCATCATTGGATGTGTCATTTCTACAGGAAGATAGGTAGATATCCTTTAGAACTGGGTAAACCGCTCTAGAAAACAAACCACACGACATACTTCACTGAGAAAACAGAATTAAAAATAGTTATTTGTTTATATTAATTTATCCTAATTTATCCTGCTTCATTAAAAAACGAGACACCGTATTTACACTAATTCAAGACAAAATGAGGCACATTTCTTTGGACAGTTTTGGCAACATAATTAAGAGTAAAACACTCAGTAGTTTAAACCATAGTTTGAAACAAAATTGTCACCTGTACCACTACTCACCAGTGTGGACTCTGTCCCTTTCGTTCAAGAAGTGGAGGTCTATACATTTACGCCGTTTACTAGgtctttatatatgtttttttgcgCGTTTTCTGAGTCAGGTGACCATGGGAAtgtctggaattttttttaggtATTTggtgaaaaaataactttcacCATTGGAAATGAATTTGTAGTTATAGCCAAATGAGCTGACAATTCATTGTCTATAAAAATAACTATttcaaataattattattatttattattattttgcactccaaatgtattttactttaaacaggcaaatcttttttaaatgactgtTCAGTTTTATTCAAACTGCTTTTAAACTCTGTGTCGGACTCTGAAAATGTAAAatgcagtaaaaataaaatgtattattactgTTTGAAATGCAATTTGTAGCTCTGGAAATATTTAGTATAgctgggtttaaaaaaataatcgttTTATAGCCTATAAAACTTTAAATCGATCTCTAGCCCACATGAAATATTTTGGTTGGAAGACCGTTGTGCCTTTCAAaagtaatattttattcaactACAAGATGGCACATGTCTCTAATATACGGTCAATGAGCTATGTCTGAGCATCATGGTTGAACAAAGAAATCTTTGAAGATTAACTCGATGATCATATCAGTATATTATGTGTTGGAGGCTTGTTAAGAAAATGAAGTGTATGCATACATTGATTGATGGTAATCGATGAAATGTGATTGCAGCGAGGGCTTGTTTTCCATCACATGAGCCTTCATGCTGTGCTGCAGTGAGCTGCACTATTACATTTTGTCTTGGTGGCATCTGTGTGCCATTCAAGTGACCTGAGGTGTGACCCACAGGGGCAGTTGTAACGAAGGTTGTTTGCCTCTGGGACAAACCTTACATTATCATTATTGACAAAAGACCTCATTGATCTTTGTCAACTTCAAATCATAAACACCACAAACAGCCTCTAGACTACGAGGGCGAGGCGAGGGCTTGTTTTCTATCACATgatgctggatggatggatggatggatggatcgatggatggatggatggatggatggatggatggatggatggaaagatggatggatggatgaacggatggatggatggatggatggatggatagatgatggatggaaggatggatggatggatggatggattgaaggatggatggatggatggatggatggatggatggacggacggacggacggacggacggacggacggacggacggacggacggacggatggatggatggatggatggatggatggatggatggatggatggatggatggatggatggatggatggatggatagacaaacggacagacggacggacggatggatggatggtaaggAAGGCATAGTAAAAAAGGGCAGTAGGTTGGTAGATATATGTCCCAGGGGGAAATTAGTTACTTACATACATaattacatacatacgtacatacatatggAACGAGCAACTGAACTAAAATTTAATGCAAAATTATAATATGTAAGGAAAGTTGTGAAAGAACTTTTACTCAGTTTCTGACTGGTGGTATTCACTGACCTGACCAGTCACTCAGGCTGGTCAGGCCAAGCTAGTGACTATAAGCATTTAGGCAGGGACTGGGGATTCACCTAATGCATGTGTGACCTGAATACCCTTGACACAAAGTATGAGACCAACCCAGCCAGTCACTCAAGCTGGACTGGCCAAGGGATGAAATAGGAACGCTGCCCTGCCTCAAACAGAGGGGCTGCGACATTTGAGCAGGGACTGGGGATTTACCTAATGTATGAGTGACCTGAATGCCCACGGGACTGCAAGTACCAGCTGAACCTGTGCACCCTAGACGCTGTCCGGATTAGCTCAAGCACTATATATCACtgtgctttctttcttcttccagGTGCTCTTGCTGAAGCCTTCGTTGTAtctaatagattttttttcttcctccagagtctaatgtttgattcattgacatcaaattggcgcgcagctgccctattgcctatttcttctgccacttcaatgactttcttttgaaatgctatactataacttgctctcttaaccattttgatgaaactgctaattaaactaaactctcgctctttaaatagctgacgtgtcttgcgcatccgttctgcgcatcggatccatagtgcgcatgcgcagtgatactgcctccgtatgatatccggtctgcgatggagattaaaaaacaaacaatattcgacaataacacaccatcaaggattgcaccatcgcatcaaacgatgtgtcgtcaattatgaattttactgacaaagtgtgttgggcaggatggctgaatgcgatgcgcaattgacgtgtcttgcgcatccgttctgcgcatactgtcatggcggcctccgtatgatatccggtctgcgatggagattaaaaaacaaacaatatttgacgataacacaccatcaaggattgcaccatcgcatcaaacgatgtgtcgtcaattatgaattttaatgactaagtgtgttgggcagaatggctgaatgcgatgcgcaattgacaacaaacaagaagaaaggtgatttaaagttttatttcgggggagattttcttcaaaaattgttgtacccatgcataatgcactccccagattttaggacaataaattagttacattttgcgcattatgcatggaaaatcacggtaatATTCTTTAGGCGACATAACCCACAATCAAGTGTCCAAATTTAGGCctatagtcaagtcaagtcaagtttatttgtatagccctaaatcacaagcagtctcaaagggcttcacatagacagaaattgacaattattctcaaagcatcccctgatcttaagctcccaaaagggcaaggaaaaacttaaaaaaccctaccgggggaaaatgagaaaccttgagaagggaccacagatggaaggatccccctttcaggatcaccaggttgaaatggatgcagagagggcacatatgatacaacatgaaaatcaattaaataaaa
This genomic window from Syngnathus typhle isolate RoL2023-S1 ecotype Sweden linkage group LG6, RoL_Styp_1.0, whole genome shotgun sequence contains:
- the LOC133156202 gene encoding cartilage intermediate layer protein 2-like isoform X1, whose translation is MTHPMMIKWLGLTLVLLHAGVHVHGSNDVVDPECWTPWFNRDDASGTGDYETLSDLQKENPGKICEHPIQIEVTTTSGDSVDSTGDVIQVSDTNTGFICENANQTHNGSCADYKIRFMCPLEFCEPEVCKTPWYNQDYSGESGDYEMLDMISAANPGEICDLPLGIEVQTVDGKPYTSTGETIAVMDTETGFICKNDDQKDGGCSDYKVRFICPLDFCKTKE